A single region of the Eleginops maclovinus isolate JMC-PN-2008 ecotype Puerto Natales chromosome 16, JC_Emac_rtc_rv5, whole genome shotgun sequence genome encodes:
- the LOC134878157 gene encoding myeloid-associated differentiation marker homolog: MSGVDLRALTQPVGIMRIMAAILTCMCFSLVATTGYETSTYWAWCMFTWCFCFFFSLLILILEFTTVHAKLPFAWEDFTTAFAMLATLMCLSVSIIYPTFYTCKTCHREIGASVVSWVCFGVYAGEVVLTRLRPSGENIGFLSTLPGIMKMLETFFACLIFMSLETAQYSSSPGLQWCVATYSLCFIFALLIMLLTIAQLTSFVPFFDKLMIVYNILAVVMYTTAMVIWPLYSFRNSKRPINCGHLCPWDKLVVITFMTIINFIVYTLDTIYSISLVFFVSNE; this comes from the coding sequence ATGAGTGGTGTGGACTTGCGGGCGCTCACCCAGCCTGTGGGCATCATGCGAATAATGGCGGCCATTCTCACCTGTATGTGTTTTAGCCTGGTGGCAACAACGGGATACGAAACATCTACCTACTGGGCGTGGTGCATGTTCACCTGgtgtttctgcttcttcttcagcCTCCTCATTCTCATCCTGGAGTTTACAACTGTCCATGCCAAATTACCTTTTGCCTGGGAGGATTTCACCACTGCCTTTGCCATGTTGGCGACCCTCATGTGTCTTTCCGTCTCCATCATATACCCCACATTTTACACCTGCAAGACCTGCCACCGCGAGATCGGAGCCTCTGTTGTGTCCTGGGTTTGTTTCGGGGTGTACGCAGGCGAGGTGGTTTTAACTCGCCTTCGTCCGAGCGGGGAGAACATCGGGTTCCTCTCCACGTTGCCCGGCATCATGAAGATGCTGGAGACGTTCTTCGCCTGTCTCATCTTCATGTCCCTGGAGACGGCACAGTATTCAAGCTCCCCAGGACTGCAGTGGTGCGTGGCCACATACTCCTTGTGCTTCATCTTCGCCCTCCTCATAATGCTGCTCACCATTGCACAGCTGACCTCTTTTGTTCCGTTCTTTGACAAGCTTATGATTGTATATAACATTTTGGCGGTGGTGATGTATACAACAGCTATGGTGATCTGGCCACTGTACAGTTTCCGCAACAGTAAGAGACCCATTAACTGTGGCCACCTGTGTCCCTGGGATAAACTGGTGGTGATCACCTTCATGACGATAATCAACTTTATTGTTTACACCCTGGACACAATTTACTCCATAAGCCTTGTGTTCTTTGTAAGCAATGAGTGA
- the LOC134877500 gene encoding myeloid-associated differentiation marker-like, with protein sequence MVTLDFRTLTVPVGIVRILELILTCISFSLVASVGNSTDSFWTWCMFTWCFCFCVTFLILFLELFSLSSKLPISWEDFTAAFAMLATLMVLAASIIYPKFYTCSSCSKQIGATVTSCLAFILYAVEVGLTRAKPGELSGFLSTVPGLLKVLEAFVACIIFICLDSHKYSSYPGLQWCVAVYSISFIFALLVIIFTICRLLSLFPAPFDKVLTACNVLAVLMYLTAVVIWPLYSFKNNPRPSSCKAGFLCPWDNLVVISFMTAFNLCAYIADTIYSCRLVFFVSRT encoded by the exons ATGGTTACACTGGATTTCAGGACCCTGACAGTGCCTGTGGGCATTGTGCGAATACTAGAGCTGATCCTCACCTGTATCTCCTTCAGCCTCGTGGCTTCAGTGGGGAACAGCACAGACTCCTTCTGGACGTGGTGCATGTTCACCTGGTGCTTCTGCTTCTGTGTCACCTTCCTCATACTCTTCCTGGAGCTCTTCAGCCTCAGCTCTAAGTTGCCTATCTCCTGGGAGGACTTCACTGCTGCATTTGCTATGTTGGCAACTTTAATG GTGCTAGCAGCGTCCATCATCTATCCCAAGTTCTACACTTGCTCTAGCTGCAGCAAACAGATCGGTGCCacagtcacttcctgtctggccTTCATCCTGTACGCTGTAGAGGTCGGACTGACCCGAGCTAAACCCGGAGAGCTGAGTGGGTTCCTGTCCACAGTCCCAGGCCTCCTCAAAGTTCTGGAAGCCTTCGTGGCCTGCATCATCTTCATCTGCTTGGACAGCCACAAGTACTCTAGCTATCCAGGGCTCCAGTGGTGTGTCGCTGTCTACTCCATTTCCTTCATCTTTGCCCTCCTTGTCATCATCTTTACCATCTGCCgccttctgtctctcttccccGCACCATTTGATAAAGTCCTGACAGCGTGCAACGTGTTGGCGGTGTTGATGTACCTCACAGCTGTGGTCATCTGGCCGTTGTACAGCTTCAAAAACAATCCCAGGCCGAGCTCCTGCAAGGCAGGTTTTCTCTGTCCGTGGGATAACTTAGTGGTTATCTCCTTCATGACCGCTTTTAACCTTTGTGCTTACATTGCAGATACTATTTATTCTTGTAGGCTGGTGTTCTTTGTTAGCAGAACGTAG
- the LOC134877807 gene encoding lipopolysaccharide-induced tumor necrosis factor-alpha factor homolog, protein MEKGYPPQEQAPPYPGPPMNYGGAMPQPQPGPYAQPCYYPVSPPLVYHGNVAIAPPAAVPATTVTHVIVRNALHDVPGLVVCPHCQQSVITKTKRTAGLMTWAICAGLGFFGCFLCCFIPFCIDSCQDVEHHCPSCQGLIYIYKRM, encoded by the exons ATGGAGAAAGGCTACCCACCACAGGAACAAGCTCCACCATACCCTGGGCCGCCTATGAACTATGGCGGTGCAatgccacagccacagccaggGCCGTACGCTCAGCCGTGCTACTACCCTGTATCGCCCCCACTTGTGTACCATGGAA ATGTTGCCATCGCTCCACCCGCTGCAGTTCCTGCCACAACAG TGACACATGTGATAGTACGCAATGCACTACATGACGTCCCGGGGCTAGTTGTGTGTCCCCACTGCCAGCAGTCGGTGATCACCAAGACAAAGCGCACAGCAGGCCTGATGACATGGGCTATCTGTGCTGGCCTCGGCTTctttgg GTGTTTTCTTTGCTGTTTTATACCATTCTGCATTGATTCCTGTCAAGATGTGGAGCACCACTGTCCTTCCTGCCAAGGACTCATCTACATATACAAGCGAATGTGA